The following coding sequences are from one Gossypium hirsutum isolate 1008001.06 chromosome A12, Gossypium_hirsutum_v2.1, whole genome shotgun sequence window:
- the LOC121211049 gene encoding rhodanese-like domain-containing protein 11, chloroplastic isoform X1 produces the protein MASLAFPSLSSLTISRLHSQKAPFLNSSIPTPSMSTFKHPSVTLHRFQCGVIRMQAGEEDFELKQMRDMAAAKKRWDAMIREGKVKILTPREAGYAIQLSNKPLLDVRPSSEREKAWVKGSTWVPIFEVDNKFDVGTLSRKATNFVMGGWWSGVPTLSYDSQFLSKVEEKFPKDAELIVTCQKGLRSLAACELLCNAGYKNLFWVQGGLEAAEEEDLAREGTQPLKFAGIGGLSEFLGNTVGRISRELKRPEKAGVTDYSTRFAWLEFLWLPMPCSLVHSKWVIIFRIYGLTKVILIFLKIFD, from the exons ATGGCTTCTTTGGCTTTTCCTTCTCTCAGTTCTTTAACCATTTCGCGCCTTCATAGCCAGAAAGCTCCTTTTTTGAACTCTTCAATTCCAACTCCAAGTATGTCAACCTTCAAACATCCAAGTGTCACTCTGCATCGTTTT CAATGTGGGGTTATTCGAATGCAAGCTGGTGAAGAAGATTTTGAGTTGAAACAAATGAGAGATATGGCTGCTGCGAAGAAAAGATGGGATGCTATG ATTAGGGAAGGAAAAGTAAAGATTCTTACACCTAGAGAGGCAGGTTATGCAATTCAACTTTCAAACAAGCCTCTACTCGATGTTCGCCCGTCTAGTGAGCGCGAGAAA GCATGGGTTAAGGGCTCCACCTGGGTACCGATCTTTGAAGTTGATAATAAATTTGACGTTGGAACCCTTTCCAGAAAAGCCACCAATTTTGTGATGG GGGGTTGGTGGAGTGGGGTGCCTACATTGTCTTATGACAG TCAGTTCTTGTCAAAAGTTGAGGAGAAATTCCCAAAAGATGCAGAGCTTATCGTTACATGCCAGAAGGGATTgag ATCTCTAGCGGCTTGTGAGCTACTGTGTAATGCTGGCTATAAAAATCTTTTCTGGGTTCAAGGGGGTCTAGAGGCTGCTGAAGAAGAG GATCTTGCCAGAGAAGGTACTCAGCCTTTGAAGTTTGCAGGAATTGGTGGGCTTTCAGAGTTTCTTGG AAACACAG TTGGACGGATCAGCAGAGAGCTCAAGCGGCCAGAGAAGGCGGGGGTTACCGATTACTCTACTCGATTCGCCTG GTTGGAGTTTTTGTGGTTGCCGATGCCTTGTTCATTGGTGCACAGCAAGTGGGTCATTATCTTCAGGATATACGGACTCACTAAAGTTATATTGATCTTCTTGAAGATATTCGATTAA
- the LOC121211049 gene encoding rhodanese-like domain-containing protein 11, chloroplastic isoform X2: MASLAFPSLSSLTISRLHSQKAPFLNSSIPTPSMSTFKHPSVTLHRFQCGVIRMQAGEEDFELKQMRDMAAAKKRWDAMIREGKVKILTPREAGYAIQLSNKPLLDVRPSSEREKAWVKGSTWVPIFEVDNKFDVGTLSRKATNFVMGGWWSGVPTLSYDSQFLSKVEEKFPKDAELIVTCQKGLRSLAACELLCNAGYKNLFWVQGGLEAAEEEDLAREGTQPLKFAGIGGLSEFLGNTVGRISRELKRPEKAGVTDYSTRFAWLEFLWLPMPCSLVHSKWVIIFRIYGLTKVILIFLKIFD, translated from the exons ATGGCTTCTTTGGCTTTTCCTTCTCTCAGTTCTTTAACCATTTCGCGCCTTCATAGCCAGAAAGCTCCTTTTTTGAACTCTTCAATTCCAACTCCAAGTATGTCAACCTTCAAACATCCAAGTGTCACTCTGCATCGTTTT CAATGTGGGGTTATTCGAATGCAAGCTGGTGAAGAAGATTTTGAGTTGAAACAAATGAGAGATATGGCTGCTGCGAAGAAAAGATGGGATGCTATG ATTAGGGAAGGAAAAGTAAAGATTCTTACACCTAGAGAGGCAGGTTATGCAATTCAACTTTCAAACAAGCCTCTACTCGATGTTCGCCCGTCTAGTGAGCGCGAGAAA GCATGGGTTAAGGGCTCCACCTGGGTACCGATCTTTGAAGTTGATAATAAATTTGACGTTGGAACCCTTTCCAGAAAAGCCACCAATTTTGTGATGG GGGGTTGGTGGAGTGGGGTGCCTACATTGTCTTA TGACAGTCAGTTCTTGTCAAAAGTTGAGGAGAAATTCCCAAAAGATGCAGAGCTTATCGTTACATGCCAGAAGGGATTgag ATCTCTAGCGGCTTGTGAGCTACTGTGTAATGCTGGCTATAAAAATCTTTTCTGGGTTCAAGGGGGTCTAGAGGCTGCTGAAGAAGAG GATCTTGCCAGAGAAGGTACTCAGCCTTTGAAGTTTGCAGGAATTGGTGGGCTTTCAGAGTTTCTTGG AAACACAG TTGGACGGATCAGCAGAGAGCTCAAGCGGCCAGAGAAGGCGGGGGTTACCGATTACTCTACTCGATTCGCCTG GTTGGAGTTTTTGTGGTTGCCGATGCCTTGTTCATTGGTGCACAGCAAGTGGGTCATTATCTTCAGGATATACGGACTCACTAAAGTTATATTGATCTTCTTGAAGATATTCGATTAA
- the LOC121211049 gene encoding rhodanese-like domain-containing protein 11, chloroplastic isoform X3 produces MASLAFPSLSSLTISRLHSQKAPFLNSSIPTPSMSTFKHPSVTLHRFQCGVIRMQAGEEDFELKQMRDMAAAKKRWDAMIREGKVKILTPREAGYAIQLSNKPLLDVRPSSEREKAWVKGSTWVPIFEVDNKFDVGTLSRKATNFVMGGWWSGVPTLSYDSQFLSKVEEKFPKDAELIVTCQKGLRSLAACELLCNAGYKNLFWVQGGLEAAEEEDLAREGTQPLKFAGIGGLSEFLGWTDQQRAQAAREGGGYRLLYSIRLVGVFVVADALFIGAQQVGHYLQDIRTH; encoded by the exons ATGGCTTCTTTGGCTTTTCCTTCTCTCAGTTCTTTAACCATTTCGCGCCTTCATAGCCAGAAAGCTCCTTTTTTGAACTCTTCAATTCCAACTCCAAGTATGTCAACCTTCAAACATCCAAGTGTCACTCTGCATCGTTTT CAATGTGGGGTTATTCGAATGCAAGCTGGTGAAGAAGATTTTGAGTTGAAACAAATGAGAGATATGGCTGCTGCGAAGAAAAGATGGGATGCTATG ATTAGGGAAGGAAAAGTAAAGATTCTTACACCTAGAGAGGCAGGTTATGCAATTCAACTTTCAAACAAGCCTCTACTCGATGTTCGCCCGTCTAGTGAGCGCGAGAAA GCATGGGTTAAGGGCTCCACCTGGGTACCGATCTTTGAAGTTGATAATAAATTTGACGTTGGAACCCTTTCCAGAAAAGCCACCAATTTTGTGATGG GGGGTTGGTGGAGTGGGGTGCCTACATTGTCTTATGACAG TCAGTTCTTGTCAAAAGTTGAGGAGAAATTCCCAAAAGATGCAGAGCTTATCGTTACATGCCAGAAGGGATTgag ATCTCTAGCGGCTTGTGAGCTACTGTGTAATGCTGGCTATAAAAATCTTTTCTGGGTTCAAGGGGGTCTAGAGGCTGCTGAAGAAGAG GATCTTGCCAGAGAAGGTACTCAGCCTTTGAAGTTTGCAGGAATTGGTGGGCTTTCAGAGTTTCTTGG TTGGACGGATCAGCAGAGAGCTCAAGCGGCCAGAGAAGGCGGGGGTTACCGATTACTCTACTCGATTCGCCTG GTTGGAGTTTTTGTGGTTGCCGATGCCTTGTTCATTGGTGCACAGCAAGTGGGTCATTATCTTCAGGATATACGGACTCACTAA
- the LOC121211049 gene encoding rhodanese-like domain-containing protein 11, chloroplastic isoform X5 — translation MASLAFPSLSSLTISRLHSQKAPFLNSSIPTPSMSTFKHPSVTLHRFQCGVIRMQAGEEDFELKQMRDMAAAKKRWDAMIREGKVKILTPREAGYAIQLSNKPLLDVRPSSEREKAWVKGSTWVPIFEVDNKFDVGTLSRKATNFVMGGWWSGVPTLSYDSQFLSKVEEKFPKDAELIVTCQKGLRSLAACELLCNAGYKNLFWVQGGLEAAEEEDLAREGTQPLKFAGIGGLSEFLGNTGCKRI, via the exons ATGGCTTCTTTGGCTTTTCCTTCTCTCAGTTCTTTAACCATTTCGCGCCTTCATAGCCAGAAAGCTCCTTTTTTGAACTCTTCAATTCCAACTCCAAGTATGTCAACCTTCAAACATCCAAGTGTCACTCTGCATCGTTTT CAATGTGGGGTTATTCGAATGCAAGCTGGTGAAGAAGATTTTGAGTTGAAACAAATGAGAGATATGGCTGCTGCGAAGAAAAGATGGGATGCTATG ATTAGGGAAGGAAAAGTAAAGATTCTTACACCTAGAGAGGCAGGTTATGCAATTCAACTTTCAAACAAGCCTCTACTCGATGTTCGCCCGTCTAGTGAGCGCGAGAAA GCATGGGTTAAGGGCTCCACCTGGGTACCGATCTTTGAAGTTGATAATAAATTTGACGTTGGAACCCTTTCCAGAAAAGCCACCAATTTTGTGATGG GGGGTTGGTGGAGTGGGGTGCCTACATTGTCTTATGACAG TCAGTTCTTGTCAAAAGTTGAGGAGAAATTCCCAAAAGATGCAGAGCTTATCGTTACATGCCAGAAGGGATTgag ATCTCTAGCGGCTTGTGAGCTACTGTGTAATGCTGGCTATAAAAATCTTTTCTGGGTTCAAGGGGGTCTAGAGGCTGCTGAAGAAGAG GATCTTGCCAGAGAAGGTACTCAGCCTTTGAAGTTTGCAGGAATTGGTGGGCTTTCAGAGTTTCTTGG AAACACAG GGTGTAAAagaatttga
- the LOC121211049 gene encoding rhodanese-like domain-containing protein 11, chloroplastic isoform X4 — MASLAFPSLSSLTISRLHSQKAPFLNSSIPTPSMSTFKHPSVTLHRFQCGVIRMQAGEEDFELKQMRDMAAAKKRWDAMIREGKVKILTPREAGYAIQLSNKPLLDVRPSSEREKAWVKGSTWVPIFEVDNKFDVGTLSRKATNFVMGGWWSGVPTLSYDSQFLSKVEEKFPKDAELIVTCQKGLRSLAACELLCNAGYKNLFWVQGGLEAAEEEDLAREGTQPLKFAGIGGLSEFLGNTGPVYLIVGCKRI; from the exons ATGGCTTCTTTGGCTTTTCCTTCTCTCAGTTCTTTAACCATTTCGCGCCTTCATAGCCAGAAAGCTCCTTTTTTGAACTCTTCAATTCCAACTCCAAGTATGTCAACCTTCAAACATCCAAGTGTCACTCTGCATCGTTTT CAATGTGGGGTTATTCGAATGCAAGCTGGTGAAGAAGATTTTGAGTTGAAACAAATGAGAGATATGGCTGCTGCGAAGAAAAGATGGGATGCTATG ATTAGGGAAGGAAAAGTAAAGATTCTTACACCTAGAGAGGCAGGTTATGCAATTCAACTTTCAAACAAGCCTCTACTCGATGTTCGCCCGTCTAGTGAGCGCGAGAAA GCATGGGTTAAGGGCTCCACCTGGGTACCGATCTTTGAAGTTGATAATAAATTTGACGTTGGAACCCTTTCCAGAAAAGCCACCAATTTTGTGATGG GGGGTTGGTGGAGTGGGGTGCCTACATTGTCTTATGACAG TCAGTTCTTGTCAAAAGTTGAGGAGAAATTCCCAAAAGATGCAGAGCTTATCGTTACATGCCAGAAGGGATTgag ATCTCTAGCGGCTTGTGAGCTACTGTGTAATGCTGGCTATAAAAATCTTTTCTGGGTTCAAGGGGGTCTAGAGGCTGCTGAAGAAGAG GATCTTGCCAGAGAAGGTACTCAGCCTTTGAAGTTTGCAGGAATTGGTGGGCTTTCAGAGTTTCTTGG AAACACAG GTCCTGTATATTTGATTGTAGGGTGTAAAagaatttga
- the LOC107946581 gene encoding E3 ubiquitin-protein ligase RGLG2: MGGIISKRSTTSQSSSVASNSYSWDSHRYAQPSNAPSGQDYVPEQRYAPPHHSYGSHAPESKRRLERKFSKIDDNYNSLEQVTDALARAGLESSNLIVGIDFTKSNEWTGARSFHRRSLHHIGDEQNPYEQAISIIGKTLSSFDEDNLIPCFGFGDASTHDQEVFSFYPDETFCNGFEEVLRRYRELVPNLKLAGPTSFAPIIEMAITIVEQSGGQYHVLLIIADGQVTRSVDTERGQLSPQEKKTVEAIVKASEYPLSIILVGVGDGPWEMMREFDDNIPARAFDNFQFVNFTEIMSKNMDRSRKEAEFALSALMEIPSQYKATLELNILGNTRGKAIDRVPLPPPLYGAGSFSNSKLSWSSSFRPSAPSSARREAPVQTAPPASSASDNHLCPICICNAKDMAFGCGHQTCCECGQDLQLCPICRGTIDTRIRLY, encoded by the exons ATGGGTGGCATAATATCAAAACGATCGACCACATCACAGTCCTCATCTGTAGCTTCTAATTCATATTCATGGGATTCTCATAGATATGCACAGCCATCAAATGCTCCCTCAGGCCAAGACTATGTTCCAGAGCAGCGTTATGCCCCTCCACATCACAGTTATGGCAGTCATGCCCCAGAGTCGAAGAGGAGGTTGGAGAGAAAATTTTCGAAGATAGATGATAACTACAACAGCTTGGAGCAG GTCACCGATGCCCTGGCCCGTGCTGGCCTGGAGTCTTCGAACCTTATTGTTGGCATTGATTTCACTAAGAGCAATGAGTGGACAG GTGCAAGATCATTCCACCGAAGAAGTCTACACCACATTGGAGATGAGCAAAATCCATACGAACAGGCAATATCCATTATTGGAAAAACATTGTCTTCCTTTGATGAGGATAATTTAATTCCTTGTTTTGGATTCGGAGATG CATCAACACATGATCAAGAAGTATTCAGCTTCTATCCGGATGAGACGTTTTGCAATGGATTTGAAGAAGTGTTGAGACGATACAGAGAATTAGTCCCTAATCTGAAACTTGCAG GGCCAACGTCATTTGCTCCTATAATTGAAATGGCCATCACCATTGTTGAGCAAAGTGGTGGGCAATACCATGTGTTGCTGATAATAGCCGATGGGCAG GTGACTAGAAGTGTTGATACAGAGCGTGGCCAACTAAGCccacaagaaaaaaaaacagtcGAAGCAATAGTAAAAGCAAG TGAGTATCCGTTGTCTATTATTTTAGTCGGAGTTGGAGATGGACCATGGGAAATGATGAGAGAATTTGATGATAACATTCCTGCCCGTGCCTTTGATAATTTCCAG TTTGTGAATTTTACGGAAATAATGTCGAAGAATATGGATAGGTCCCGAAAAGAGGCAGAGTTTGCTCTTTCAGCATTGATGGAAATTCCGTCTCAGTACAAAGCAACGCTGGAGCTCAACATATTGGG TAATACCAGGGGGAAGGCTATTGATAGGGTTCCCCTTCCCCCTCCTCTTTATGGTGCTGGTTCTTTTAGCAACTCGAAACTTTCGTGGTCGAGCAGTTTTCGTCCAAGTGCACCTTCTTCCGCTAGACGTGAAGCACCAGTCCAAACCGCTCCTCCTGCAAGTTCTGCTTCAGATAATCAT CTTTGCCCTATTTGCATTTGCAATGCAAAGGATATGGCCTTTGGTTGTGGACATCAG ACCTGTTGTGAGTGCGGACAAGACCTTCAGTTGTGTCCCATCTGCCGAGGCACAATCGATACGAGAATAAGACTCTATTAA
- the LOC121211050 gene encoding aldehyde oxidase GLOX, which produces MHMALTHENTVIIFDQTEAGPSQYRLHQRYNGRRCSTRSRADLKDGACYAHSVEYYIHGNNLRPLRFVSDPWCSSGSFLSNGTLLQVGGHGRGSQRIRYFRTCRDHLCNWQQSKRPLSGNRWYASNLLLPQHDRVIVVGGRNAYSYEFIPKLHTKDRSFNLPFLHDTHDEDGGGNNLYPFLHLSSDGNLFIFANRDSILFNYQRNRVVKTFPRIPGGGSRNYPSSGSSVILPLDHQDRFQKVEVMVCGGAASGAYEAAARGRFLPALSSCGRMVITGNNHIWKMENMPRPRTMHDMLILPTGHILIINGARRGCAGWQNAATPSLRPYLYNPKKSRGQRFTVLKATRIARMYHSSALLLPDGRVLVAGGNPHNTYTFSNVAYPTELRLQAFVPDYMDRQFNDLRPGNVTVEYEGHSSGVAYGTAFTIHFWLGRRPSKDVEYSVYAPPFTTHSISMNQRLLKLRCGNCVFGKIFTCIFIRSMNVFIQITREEN; this is translated from the coding sequence ATGCACATGGCGTTAACCCATGaaaatactgttattatcttCGACCAAACTGAAGCAGGCCCTTCCCAGTACCGGCTTCATCAACGGTACAATGGGAGAAGATGCAGCACTCGTTCCCGTGCCGATTTAAAAGATGGGGCGTGTTATGCTCATTCGGTTGAATATTACATTCATGGTAATAACTTGCGGCCGCTTAGGTTTGTCTCGGATCCATGGTGTTCTTCGGGTTCGTTCCTCAGCAATGGCACACTTCTCCAAGTTGGTGGCCATGGTCGAGGATCTCAAAGGATACGATATTTCAGAACTTGCCGTGATCATCTATGCAATTGGCAGCAATCGAAGAGGCCATTGTCGGGTAATCGATGGTATGCTTCGAATCTATTATTGCCTCAACATGATCGAGTTATTGTTGTTGGTGGAAGGAATGCTTATAGTTACGAATTTATACCTAAATTACATACCAAGGACAGATCTTTTAATCTTCCCTTTTTGCATGACACTCATGACGAGGATGGTGGCGGAAACAACCTCTACCCTTTCCTTCATCTTTCTTCTGATGGTAACCTCTTCATCTTCGCCAACCGTGACTCCATCCTTTTCAATTATCAACGAAACCGTGTGGTCAAAACCTTTCCGAGGATTCCAGGGGGTGGTTCCAGAAACTATCCGAGCTCAGGATCATCGGTTATTCTCCCATTGGATCACCAAGACAGGTTCCAAAAAGTCGAAGTCATGGTATGCGGTGGCGCGGCCTCGGGAGCTTACGAAGCGGCAGCCAGAGGGAGATTCCTCCCGGCATTGAGCTCTTGTGGGAGAATGGTGATTACAGGGAACAATCACATATGGAAAATGGAAAACATGCCACGACCTCGTACCATGCATGACATGTTGATCCTTCCTACAGGTCATATACTAATCATCAATGGCGCTAGACGTGGTTGCGCAGGATGGCAAAACGCAGCGACCCCATCGCTCAGGCCGTACCTTTACAATCCTAAGAAAAGTCGTGGACAAAGATTTACGGTCCTGAAAGCCACCAGGATTGCCCGAATGTATCATTCCTCTGCTCTTCTTTTACCGGACGGAAGAGTCTTGGTTGCCGGCGGCAACCCTCATAATACATACACTTTCAGCAACGTTGCTTACCCGACGGAGCTAAGATTACAAGCTTTCGTCCCTGATTATATGGATCGGCAATTCAATGATTTGAGGCCTGGGAATGTAACGGTAGAGTATGAGGGGCATTCATCTGGTGTTGCATATGGGACAGCGTTTACTATTCATTTCTGGCTTGGACGAAGGCCGAGTAAAGACGTAGAATATAGTGTTTATGCGCCGCCGTTCACGACGCATTCCATTTCGATGAATCAAAGGTTGCTGAAACTGAGGTGTGGAAATTGTgtatttggtaaaatttttacTTGTATTTTCATTCGTTCAATGAATGTATTTATACAAATTACAAGAGAAGAAAACTGA